Proteins co-encoded in one Flavivirga eckloniae genomic window:
- the truA gene encoding tRNA pseudouridine(38-40) synthase TruA: MRYFIELSYNGGAYHGWQNQPKDISVQEVIEKALSMLLKDAIAIMGAGRTDTGVHASQMFAHFNTQVAFNETDLVFKLNSFLPKDIAIRDIFKVKDEAHARFDAISRTYLYRIALKKDVFSFNNTFFVKQNLDVDKMNEASEILLKYKDFQCFSKSNTDVKTYYCDIMKAVWTLENNELHFVIKADRFLRNMVRAIVGTMINIGLGKIDVEDLHTIIKSKNRSEAGFSVPAHGLYLKQVEYPNDIKIHE; the protein is encoded by the coding sequence TTGAGGTATTTTATAGAACTTTCCTATAACGGTGGCGCGTATCATGGATGGCAAAACCAGCCAAAAGATATATCGGTACAAGAAGTTATAGAAAAAGCACTGTCTATGCTTTTAAAAGATGCGATTGCTATTATGGGAGCAGGGCGTACAGATACAGGTGTTCATGCTTCTCAAATGTTTGCCCATTTTAATACCCAAGTTGCTTTTAATGAAACGGATTTGGTTTTTAAATTGAATTCTTTTCTACCAAAAGATATTGCTATTCGCGATATTTTTAAAGTAAAGGACGAAGCCCATGCCAGATTCGATGCCATAAGCAGGACTTATTTATATAGAATAGCGTTAAAAAAAGATGTGTTTTCGTTTAACAATACTTTTTTTGTGAAGCAAAATTTGGATGTTGACAAGATGAATGAGGCTTCAGAAATTCTATTGAAGTATAAAGATTTTCAATGCTTTTCAAAAAGTAATACCGATGTAAAAACGTATTATTGTGATATAATGAAGGCTGTATGGACACTTGAAAATAATGAGCTTCATTTTGTCATAAAAGCAGATCGGTTTTTACGTAATATGGTTCGTGCAATTGTAGGTACTATGATTAATATAGGCTTAGGTAAAATAGATGTAGAAGATTTGCACACTATAATAAAGTCTAAAAATAGGAGTGAAGCTGGATTTTCGGTGCCTGCACATGGATTATATTTAAAACAAGTAGAATATCCTAACGATATAAAAATACATGAGTAA